The Winogradskyella schleiferi genome has a window encoding:
- a CDS encoding winged helix-turn-helix domain-containing protein yields MSIITNINKLFDHRIRLGIMSVLMVNEYADFNMLKELLGATDGNLASHTKALEKAEYILVEKQFIGRKPNTRYSVTKLGKAEFKKHIEALEKLINKTE; encoded by the coding sequence TTGAGCATAATAACCAACATAAATAAACTTTTCGACCATAGAATAAGACTCGGCATCATGTCAGTCCTTATGGTAAATGAGTATGCCGATTTTAATATGCTGAAGGAATTGTTGGGCGCAACGGACGGAAATTTAGCAAGCCATACAAAAGCTTTGGAAAAAGCAGAGTACATTTTGGTCGAAAAACAATTTATTGGTCGGAAACCAAACACTAGATATAGCGTTACAAAACTCGGGAAAGCAGAGTTTAAAAAACATATTGAAGCACTGGAAAAATTAATCAATAAAACAGAATAG
- a CDS encoding oxygenase MpaB family protein: MPSELFVNKDSIVREIWGTSDTILLVFAGASAEFALNKAVDWLYFTGKLPSDPLGRLFSTVNYAKAIVFSEKEAAVKAIDHITAIHTAVENKRGTKIPEWAYKDVLFMLIDYSIRSYEILERPLHIHEKQEVLHVFGNVGQRMGLKNLPLSYADFETTRNEHLNHNLKNGHYTKDLYKQYRKHLGIFRYRLLLESQILLLPNTVRELLKLRKQSLLAPFIPIYKICRSLKIDWVLKDMILPSAYKQEIKRLNITSS; the protein is encoded by the coding sequence ATGCCATCAGAACTATTTGTAAATAAAGATTCAATCGTCAGGGAGATCTGGGGAACAAGCGATACCATTCTTTTGGTTTTTGCTGGTGCTTCTGCAGAATTTGCTTTGAACAAGGCTGTGGATTGGCTTTATTTTACGGGTAAGTTACCGTCGGATCCATTGGGCAGATTGTTTTCAACCGTGAATTATGCAAAAGCCATTGTGTTTTCAGAAAAAGAAGCTGCCGTAAAAGCTATTGATCATATTACGGCAATTCACACTGCTGTTGAAAATAAACGAGGCACAAAAATTCCGGAATGGGCTTATAAGGATGTCTTGTTTATGTTGATCGATTATTCCATTCGTTCTTATGAAATCTTAGAGCGACCATTACATATACATGAAAAGCAAGAAGTACTCCATGTATTCGGCAATGTTGGTCAAAGGATGGGATTGAAAAACCTTCCCCTCTCCTATGCCGACTTTGAAACAACACGAAATGAGCATTTGAATCATAACTTGAAAAACGGACATTACACCAAGGATTTGTATAAGCAATACCGAAAACATTTAGGTATTTTTAGATATCGCCTATTATTGGAGTCGCAGATACTTTTATTACCAAATACCGTAAGGGAATTACTTAAGCTTAGAAAACAATCGTTACTAGCACCATTTATTCCTATATATAAAATTTGTCGAAGTTTGAAAATCGATTGGGTATTAAAAGATATGATTTTACCATCAGCCTATAAACAAGAAATCAAAAGATTGAATATAACATCATCATAA
- a CDS encoding DUF4153 domain-containing protein encodes MKKLMLFISALLFSTFFYDQSIGLNLFLFSILTVVILYINNQSQFKNRKTLIYAIAYLITGLTIFFHNSTLSVIANLVAFFTLIGHLSEVKSSIYVNWLNGLYTTIAGFFHRNFALPKPETKAEEKTQIDHLHWAKIILIPAVIVVAFIALYKDGNPVFSNLIEAIDFGFINVQWVLIAGLGYYLFNNIYAPIEVEPATEIDLKTDNNLFKTDTFSIPKLKQENQLGVILISLLNALIVLYLITDIAFITAQEDIRASVYSAQVHSGINALIASIVIAIMILLYVFRGNLNFYEDNTILKRLAFTWIILNMLLVLSIVFKNGQYIYYFGLTYKRIGVLVYLMLTSIGLVTTLLKINSVKNIWYLFRINTQAAFIILILSSTINWDYHITNYNFNYAQSMDFGYLIELSDNNTLLLNEQLQHKKLDDDAIQRIESKYNKYVYQLRTNNWQELKCDNLKIKTK; translated from the coding sequence ATGAAAAAATTAATGCTCTTCATTTCAGCCCTTTTATTTAGTACCTTCTTCTACGACCAAAGTATTGGACTCAACCTATTTCTATTTAGCATACTTACAGTTGTGATTCTTTACATCAATAATCAATCACAATTTAAGAATCGGAAAACCCTCATCTACGCTATCGCTTACCTAATTACGGGTTTAACCATATTTTTTCATAATTCTACGCTTTCGGTAATTGCTAATTTGGTAGCATTCTTCACATTAATCGGCCATCTTTCTGAAGTTAAATCTTCCATTTATGTCAATTGGTTGAATGGTTTGTACACCACAATAGCCGGTTTTTTTCATCGGAATTTCGCCCTACCAAAACCAGAAACAAAAGCTGAAGAAAAAACTCAAATCGATCATTTGCATTGGGCAAAAATCATCCTGATTCCTGCAGTTATTGTTGTGGCCTTTATTGCACTTTACAAAGATGGAAATCCTGTTTTCAGTAACTTAATTGAAGCCATAGATTTCGGATTTATAAATGTGCAATGGGTATTAATTGCAGGTTTGGGCTATTATTTATTCAACAATATTTATGCACCAATCGAAGTGGAACCTGCAACGGAAATCGATTTAAAAACTGATAATAATTTATTCAAAACGGATACGTTTTCCATTCCAAAATTAAAACAAGAAAACCAACTAGGTGTTATTCTAATTTCACTTTTAAACGCCTTAATCGTACTGTATTTAATTACTGATATCGCTTTTATAACAGCTCAAGAAGATATTAGAGCTTCTGTGTATTCAGCACAAGTTCATAGTGGCATCAATGCCTTAATTGCTTCCATTGTTATTGCCATAATGATTCTACTCTATGTGTTTCGAGGTAATCTTAATTTTTATGAAGACAACACAATCCTTAAACGCCTCGCCTTCACATGGATTATCTTAAATATGTTATTGGTGCTGAGTATCGTTTTTAAAAACGGTCAGTACATCTATTATTTTGGTTTGACCTATAAGCGTATTGGGGTTTTAGTTTATCTCATGCTTACCAGCATCGGACTTGTAACTACCCTTTTAAAAATTAATAGTGTAAAAAACATATGGTACTTGTTCCGTATAAATACGCAAGCTGCTTTTATCATCCTCATCTTGTCCAGCACTATAAATTGGGATTATCATATTACCAATTACAATTTTAATTATGCGCAATCCATGGATTTTGGTTATCTCATAGAGTTATCGGATAACAACACCTTATTACTAAATGAACAGCTTCAACATAAAAAATTAGACGATGACGCCATTCAACGTATAGAATCGAAATACAATAAATATGTGTACCAATTGCGAACCAACAATTGGCAAGAATTGAAGTGCGATAATCTAAAAATAAAAACGAAATAA
- a CDS encoding Coq4 family protein, translating to MNHLFKIVKQKRKQLIIWLFEHSQRIYTSLFKNHKPWDVSKSELLKFPEPSFGRHLGEFLDKNNFELIPKVERHDCYHVLCGYSTKVEDEIALQCLCYGNGKRSPYLYGAILLGIAILPDYYKYYYKSFKTGKAAHAFHHFDFQKLLTVSISDFRAAIFPKHELVNLELA from the coding sequence ATGAACCACCTCTTCAAAATCGTAAAGCAAAAACGAAAGCAACTTATCATTTGGCTATTTGAACATTCGCAACGTATATATACGTCGTTGTTTAAAAATCATAAGCCTTGGGACGTTAGCAAGTCCGAATTACTTAAGTTCCCTGAACCCAGTTTCGGTCGCCATTTGGGAGAATTCTTGGATAAAAATAATTTCGAATTGATACCGAAAGTAGAACGTCACGATTGTTACCATGTGCTTTGTGGCTACAGCACCAAAGTAGAAGATGAAATTGCGTTACAATGTTTGTGCTATGGCAACGGAAAACGCAGTCCGTATTTGTATGGCGCCATACTACTTGGTATTGCTATTTTGCCGGATTATTATAAATACTACTATAAATCTTTCAAAACAGGAAAGGCAGCACATGCGTTTCATCATTTTGATTTTCAGAAACTTTTAACGGTTTCCATTTCAGATTTTAGAGCTGCCATTTTTCCGAAGCATGAATTAGTAAACCTAGAACTAGCATAA
- a CDS encoding SanA/YdcF family protein, which translates to MKKLKILILSGVCVAIGVFLTFHWVSYKAKGLNYNDIDTIPKNKVGLVLGASKYAPSGNINLFYKYRVEAAVDLYKAGKIDYILVSGDNGRKGYDEPTDFKNDLIEKGIPAERIFLDYAGFRTLDSIVRAKEIFGQNSITIISQRFHNQRAIYIAQHFEIDAVAYNAKDVYKTPAREYLARAKASLDVLFNVEPKFLGDKIVIK; encoded by the coding sequence ATGAAAAAATTAAAAATCTTAATCCTATCAGGAGTTTGTGTGGCCATTGGTGTGTTTTTAACCTTCCATTGGGTTAGTTATAAAGCCAAAGGACTGAACTATAATGACATCGATACTATTCCTAAAAACAAAGTCGGACTTGTTCTTGGCGCAAGTAAATACGCGCCAAGTGGAAACATCAACTTGTTTTATAAATACAGAGTTGAAGCAGCGGTTGACCTATACAAAGCTGGAAAAATAGATTACATTTTAGTCAGTGGCGATAATGGCCGAAAAGGCTACGACGAACCCACGGATTTTAAAAACGATTTAATCGAAAAAGGTATTCCCGCCGAACGTATATTTTTAGATTATGCAGGTTTTAGAACTTTGGATTCCATAGTTAGAGCGAAGGAAATTTTTGGTCAGAATTCCATCACTATTATTTCACAGCGATTTCATAACCAGCGAGCCATTTACATCGCTCAACATTTTGAAATTGATGCTGTGGCTTACAACGCCAAAGACGTTTACAAAACACCTGCAAGAGAATATTTGGCACGTGCCAAAGCGAGTTTAGATGTACTGTTTAATGTAGAACCAAAATTTTTAGGCGATAAAATCGTCATCAAATGA
- a CDS encoding ribosomal maturation YjgA family protein — translation MKIQFNKNYLALAHFLLLVELAIAFIIKTGFIRYTFGDYLVVILLYAIIRGCTNLNVRASSLVVLLIAYGIEFLQLTPFLSYFNLEDSFTAKLIFGSTFHVMDLLAYTLGILTVLGIESSISKLQNSKNIRLWKH, via the coding sequence ATGAAAATTCAATTCAACAAAAATTATTTGGCCTTGGCACACTTTCTGTTATTAGTGGAATTGGCCATCGCTTTCATCATAAAAACCGGATTTATTCGCTACACTTTTGGAGATTATCTCGTGGTTATTTTACTGTATGCAATTATAAGAGGATGCACCAACTTGAATGTGAGGGCTTCAAGTTTGGTCGTCCTCTTGATTGCTTATGGGATTGAGTTTCTTCAGCTCACACCATTCTTAAGCTACTTTAATTTAGAAGATAGTTTTACGGCAAAACTCATTTTCGGCAGTACATTTCATGTTATGGATTTATTAGCTTATACCTTGGGAATTCTAACAGTTTTAGGCATTGAATCTTCAATTTCCAAATTACAAAACTCAAAAAATATCAGATTATGGAAACACTAA
- a CDS encoding DUF1361 domain-containing protein, protein METLKTLVQTRFRTLSLLSVALAFSVILLMLRMKLNKSFFFLFLIWNVFLAIIPYTITMYLSTKPNLSKLKLTFGLMIWLIFLPNAPYIVTDLVHIRIGNDSLLWLDILVILSFALSGLLLFYISILDMQKIVKSKFEKLPIEAISISILFLCGFGVYLGRFLRYNSWEIISQPQLLFLDILNIIIAPFQNYEAWLFTLGFGLFLVVGYWVFRNLNQNSTHEF, encoded by the coding sequence ATGGAAACACTAAAAACACTCGTTCAAACACGGTTTAGAACCTTATCACTTCTTAGTGTCGCCTTAGCATTTAGCGTTATTTTATTGATGCTACGCATGAAACTCAACAAATCCTTTTTCTTTTTGTTTTTAATCTGGAATGTGTTTTTGGCCATCATACCTTATACCATAACCATGTACCTCAGCACCAAACCCAATCTCAGTAAATTAAAACTCACTTTTGGCTTGATGATTTGGCTTATATTTCTGCCAAATGCACCCTATATCGTAACAGACCTTGTTCATATTAGAATAGGTAACGACTCGCTTTTATGGCTAGATATTTTAGTGATTTTATCTTTCGCGCTGAGCGGCTTATTACTCTTTTATATCTCGATTTTAGATATGCAAAAAATCGTTAAATCTAAATTTGAAAAATTGCCCATTGAAGCAATTAGCATTAGCATTCTCTTTTTATGCGGATTTGGTGTTTATTTAGGTCGTTTTTTACGCTATAATTCTTGGGAAATTATCAGTCAGCCACAACTATTGTTTTTAGATATTTTGAATATTATTATAGCACCATTTCAGAACTATGAAGCTTGGTTGTTTACCTTAGGTTTTGGACTATTTTTGGTAGTTGGTTATTGGGTGTTTAGGAATTTGAATCAAAACTCAACACATGAATTCTAA
- the xrtK gene encoding exosortase K: MNSKNTFFFSILFSIVIVAKTAYTFATNDALIFILKPISKAVSLVSNVNFQYANEFGFYFEELNITIDKSCSGINFWLISFVVFATLLVKICNSNFQKIIVIPLSLLATYILTLFANTSRILTSIFIEKQTNFNYSWLHQAEGVFIYLSFLILVYMILNYTLTKYYSHDEKLT, from the coding sequence ATGAATTCTAAAAACACGTTTTTCTTCAGTATTCTATTTTCAATAGTAATAGTAGCCAAAACTGCTTATACTTTTGCCACTAACGATGCATTAATTTTTATTCTGAAACCAATAAGTAAAGCGGTTTCATTAGTGTCCAATGTTAACTTTCAGTATGCAAATGAATTTGGATTTTACTTTGAAGAGCTTAATATAACTATAGATAAATCGTGTTCAGGCATTAACTTTTGGCTAATAAGCTTTGTCGTTTTTGCGACGCTACTTGTTAAAATTTGTAATTCAAATTTTCAGAAAATTATAGTCATTCCATTATCATTATTAGCAACTTATATCCTAACACTATTTGCAAATACATCTCGGATTTTAACTTCAATCTTTATTGAAAAACAAACCAATTTTAACTACTCATGGTTACACCAAGCAGAAGGTGTTTTTATCTATTTATCATTTTTAATTCTTGTTTATATGATTCTTAATTATACACTAACCAAATACTATAGTCACGATGAAAAACTTACTTAA
- a CDS encoding MSEP-CTERM sorting domain-containing protein: MKNLLNPKWLLVINTLPIVLLFLLFLSDYNIIKTLLSEENITYWKGFGFTLFALASVNLIYTIYCILKKQNISIYYAFISLVLYIIFIYQYNIHSTSILPWDIPRWMLSGDLLLYVGTFLMPTLAHSLFIIVIKLTSTNKNHKAWHSFLLSLAVPLVWFIFFQLILPFWRNVSYGFNEHALIISMVIGVIVFLFFLIRGIYILSIKKGVQWKKYQLVWKIPIAILFPLLGLLVNRGFLLDGFSTGSTGIFGDFNSAWFYIIAVVNGLFICLPNTENKIYRLTLYFGRSITLAYTLYFFIVFLPFLPLSVIAIIAVGVGFLMLTPLVLFVIHLQELVSDYSFLKQHFSKQLLITASVIGFLIIPMGLTLSYHNDKLVIHETLNYIYNPDYSKDYIIDTESLRKTLDVVLTNKDRRDDFIFGKQTPYLSPFFNWIVLDNLTLSDAKINNIERVFFNAESFNLRSENIRNSNVDISNISSTSTFNKAENNWTSWINIEITNANSNNFMSEYATTIDLPNGCWINDYYLYVGDKKEMGILAEKKSAMWVFSQIRNENRDPGLLYYLTGNKVSFRVFPFAENEVRRTGIQFIHKEPVTINIDNHELVLGNITNAAIDYSSQNEHVAYVSLDEKKTLTPVKRQPYYHFVIDASAEKQNLKDTYVKTIEQFLNQYPLNSNHKVSFTNSYSHTINMNKTWKTKLDEQVFDGGFYLERGIKKILFEAFDNMTNSYPIIVVLTDDMLSSIISKDFKDFKITFPESDLFYHLNTLGYVASHDLSNHPKKFIQDDTKIETGQSVLAWPDTTKTLAYLPNNKQPDIVLKSSSFEINEAKIKPKNWNSGLLLQGRWLSNILHPEHSENEWNQNVKYSFISKIMTPLTSYIVVENEAQKAILKKKQKEVLSGKKSLDLNDDTQRMSEPELFILLILFGLFLMHRKMRLKLNNY; the protein is encoded by the coding sequence ATGAAAAACTTACTTAATCCAAAATGGCTTTTAGTCATAAATACCTTACCTATAGTTTTATTATTCCTACTGTTTTTAAGTGATTACAACATTATTAAAACACTTTTATCTGAAGAAAACATAACATACTGGAAAGGGTTTGGCTTTACTTTATTTGCTTTAGCAAGTGTGAATCTGATATATACAATTTACTGTATTCTTAAAAAACAAAACATTTCCATTTACTACGCTTTTATAAGCCTTGTGTTGTACATCATATTTATTTATCAGTATAATATACATTCTACCTCAATTTTACCTTGGGATATCCCAAGGTGGATGCTTTCAGGAGATTTACTGCTATACGTTGGTACTTTTTTAATGCCAACTTTGGCGCATTCCCTGTTTATAATAGTTATTAAGTTAACCTCAACGAATAAGAATCATAAGGCATGGCATAGCTTTTTATTGTCTTTAGCAGTGCCTTTGGTTTGGTTTATATTCTTTCAGCTTATACTTCCTTTTTGGCGTAATGTGAGTTACGGTTTTAATGAACACGCTTTAATAATATCCATGGTTATTGGAGTTATAGTATTTCTGTTTTTTCTTATCAGAGGAATATATATTTTATCCATAAAAAAAGGAGTGCAGTGGAAAAAATATCAGCTCGTATGGAAAATTCCTATTGCTATACTTTTTCCACTTTTAGGACTTTTAGTAAATAGAGGGTTTTTATTAGATGGTTTTTCCACTGGAAGCACTGGGATATTTGGCGATTTCAACTCTGCATGGTTTTATATCATTGCTGTTGTAAATGGACTATTTATCTGTTTACCAAATACAGAAAACAAAATCTATAGACTCACATTATACTTTGGTCGCAGTATCACTTTGGCCTACACGTTATATTTCTTCATTGTCTTCTTACCCTTTTTGCCCCTTTCCGTAATTGCCATTATTGCTGTTGGCGTTGGTTTTTTAATGCTAACACCTTTAGTGCTTTTTGTAATTCATCTTCAAGAATTGGTTTCGGATTATTCGTTTCTAAAACAGCATTTTTCAAAACAATTACTAATTACTGCTTCTGTTATTGGATTTCTTATTATTCCAATGGGTTTAACCCTATCTTATCATAATGACAAATTGGTTATTCATGAAACCTTAAATTATATCTACAATCCAGATTATTCTAAAGATTACATTATTGATACGGAATCTTTACGGAAAACATTAGATGTTGTATTGACTAACAAAGACCGAAGAGATGATTTTATATTCGGAAAACAAACGCCTTACCTGTCTCCTTTTTTCAATTGGATTGTTTTAGACAATTTAACGCTATCTGATGCCAAAATTAACAACATTGAACGTGTTTTTTTCAATGCTGAATCTTTCAATCTTAGGTCAGAAAACATCAGAAATAGCAACGTTGATATATCTAATATTTCTTCAACAAGTACTTTTAATAAAGCTGAAAACAATTGGACAAGTTGGATAAATATCGAAATTACAAATGCTAATTCTAATAATTTCATGTCAGAATATGCTACAACAATTGACTTGCCAAATGGCTGTTGGATTAATGATTACTATCTCTATGTTGGAGATAAAAAAGAAATGGGAATTTTGGCCGAAAAGAAATCTGCAATGTGGGTTTTCTCACAGATTAGAAACGAAAATAGAGACCCAGGATTGTTATATTATTTAACCGGAAACAAAGTCTCTTTCAGGGTTTTTCCTTTTGCCGAAAATGAAGTTAGAAGAACAGGTATTCAATTTATACACAAAGAACCAGTTACAATAAATATCGACAATCACGAATTAGTTTTAGGAAACATCACTAACGCAGCAATTGATTATTCTTCACAAAATGAACATGTTGCTTATGTTTCTTTAGATGAAAAGAAAACACTTACACCAGTAAAAAGACAACCCTATTATCATTTTGTTATTGATGCTTCTGCAGAAAAACAGAACTTAAAGGACACTTATGTGAAAACCATTGAGCAATTCTTAAATCAATACCCATTGAATTCAAATCATAAGGTAAGTTTTACAAATAGCTATTCTCATACAATCAATATGAATAAAACATGGAAAACTAAACTCGATGAACAAGTTTTTGATGGAGGATTCTATTTAGAGCGTGGTATAAAGAAAATTCTATTTGAAGCTTTTGATAATATGACCAATAGCTATCCGATTATTGTTGTGCTTACAGATGATATGTTAAGTTCAATAATTTCTAAAGATTTTAAGGATTTCAAAATTACATTTCCAGAAAGCGACCTTTTTTATCATTTAAATACATTAGGATATGTTGCCTCTCATGATTTATCAAACCATCCGAAAAAATTCATTCAAGATGATACCAAAATAGAAACTGGTCAATCTGTATTGGCATGGCCAGACACAACTAAAACGCTGGCATATTTACCTAATAATAAGCAACCAGATATAGTTTTAAAATCTTCAAGTTTTGAAATAAATGAAGCCAAAATTAAACCTAAAAATTGGAATTCTGGTTTACTACTTCAAGGTAGATGGTTGTCAAATATTTTACATCCTGAACACTCTGAAAACGAATGGAATCAAAACGTTAAATACAGTTTTATATCTAAAATAATGACACCATTAACTTCTTACATTGTGGTTGAAAATGAAGCACAAAAGGCCATTCTAAAAAAGAAACAAAAGGAAGTACTCTCTGGTAAAAAATCTTTGGATTTAAATGATGACACTCAGCGAATGTCTGAACCAGAGTTATTTATACTACTAATACTATTTGGACTGTTCTTAATGCATAGAAAAATGCGGCTAAAATTAAATAATTATTAA
- a CDS encoding SDR family NAD(P)-dependent oxidoreductase, whose amino-acid sequence METSKNKTALVTGAASGLGMELALLLAKDGYNLILIDVDSEKLEHTKSYILDTYSIEITLLLKDLSVANVANDIYEAISDISIDVVINNAGFGLFGTFCDTDWERESQMLHLHVLTATHLIKLLLPDMVKRGSGKILNLSSLAAFQPGPMMALYYASKSYLLSFSQAISNELKGTGVTVTALCPGPTKTAFQSVISQDNVENKIAFNMACPKRVAAYGYKAMQNGRVVAIPGTFNKFLSILPRMLTRNRATKIVRKIQDKNRDA is encoded by the coding sequence ATGGAAACGAGTAAAAATAAAACGGCTTTAGTGACAGGTGCAGCGTCCGGATTGGGTATGGAGTTGGCGCTTCTGTTGGCTAAGGATGGTTATAATCTTATTTTAATTGATGTTGATTCAGAAAAGCTGGAGCATACAAAATCCTATATTTTAGATACCTATTCTATTGAGATTACGCTGTTACTAAAAGATTTGAGTGTGGCCAACGTGGCTAATGATATCTATGAAGCTATTAGCGATATTTCTATAGATGTTGTTATTAATAATGCCGGCTTTGGGCTTTTTGGAACCTTCTGTGATACGGATTGGGAGCGCGAATCACAGATGTTACACCTACATGTATTAACGGCAACACATTTAATTAAATTACTTTTACCAGATATGGTAAAACGTGGTTCGGGTAAAATCTTAAATTTATCATCCTTAGCAGCTTTTCAGCCTGGTCCAATGATGGCTTTATACTATGCCTCTAAATCGTATCTTTTATCCTTTTCCCAGGCTATTTCCAATGAATTAAAAGGCACTGGTGTTACCGTCACGGCCTTATGTCCTGGACCAACAAAAACAGCATTTCAAAGCGTGATTTCCCAAGATAATGTAGAAAATAAAATAGCGTTTAATATGGCTTGTCCTAAACGTGTAGCGGCTTATGGTTACAAAGCGATGCAAAATGGGAGAGTGGTTGCCATACCTGGAACATTCAATAAGTTCTTGTCCATTTTACCTCGAATGTTAACGCGAAATAGAGCGACCAAAATTGTCCGAAAGATTCAGGATAAGAATCGGGATGCTTAA
- a CDS encoding NAD(P)-dependent oxidoreductase, whose product MTFAIIKERKNPPDRRVVFSPEHLAEAQLTYPNVRFIVEASDIRIFPDEAYRNKGFEVLEDVSEADVMIGVKEVPIDNLIPNKKYFFFSHTIKKQPYNRALLVAMLEKNIELFDHETIVKKNGARLIGFGRYAGLVGAYNGFRALGLRDGAFNLPKVETLADLNEVKAELDKITIPNLKILLTGTGKVAFGAKEILDHLGVKEITDALYLTSQFTEPVYVMADVMEYAKRKDGKVGEKYKFYKDPSGYESNFMPYAKETDYFIAGHFYGNNAPYLFTREDAKHPDFRINLVADVSCDIDGPVASTIRPSTIADPFYGYDPQTEKEVAFDAKNTITVMAVDNLPCELPKDASEGFGETFLEHVIPAFFNNDEREILKRAKITENGKLTKRFGYLQDYIDGNE is encoded by the coding sequence ATGACATTCGCCATCATAAAAGAACGAAAAAATCCACCAGATAGACGTGTGGTTTTTTCGCCAGAACATTTAGCAGAAGCACAATTGACCTATCCAAATGTACGGTTCATTGTAGAAGCTTCTGATATCAGGATTTTTCCTGATGAAGCCTATAGAAATAAAGGCTTCGAAGTTTTGGAAGATGTCTCTGAAGCTGATGTGATGATTGGTGTAAAAGAAGTTCCAATTGATAATCTTATCCCTAATAAAAAATATTTTTTCTTTTCACATACCATAAAAAAGCAACCTTACAACAGAGCGCTTCTAGTGGCTATGTTGGAAAAAAACATTGAACTATTCGATCATGAAACCATTGTTAAAAAAAATGGGGCACGTTTAATTGGCTTTGGTCGTTATGCAGGATTAGTCGGTGCTTATAATGGTTTTAGAGCTTTAGGCTTACGAGATGGTGCATTTAATTTACCGAAAGTAGAAACCTTGGCGGATTTAAATGAGGTTAAAGCGGAATTAGATAAAATCACGATTCCAAATCTAAAAATTCTACTTACAGGAACAGGAAAAGTAGCCTTTGGTGCCAAAGAAATTCTGGATCATTTGGGTGTTAAGGAAATTACTGACGCTTTATACTTAACGTCACAGTTTACTGAGCCCGTTTATGTCATGGCAGATGTGATGGAATATGCCAAACGAAAAGACGGTAAGGTAGGAGAGAAGTACAAATTTTATAAAGACCCATCAGGATACGAAAGCAATTTTATGCCTTATGCCAAAGAAACCGATTATTTTATTGCTGGTCATTTTTATGGTAATAATGCGCCTTATTTGTTTACAAGGGAAGATGCCAAACATCCAGACTTCAGAATCAATTTAGTGGCTGATGTTTCTTGTGATATCGATGGTCCAGTGGCAAGTACCATTAGGCCTTCAACGATTGCAGATCCTTTTTATGGCTATGATCCGCAAACCGAAAAAGAAGTGGCTTTTGATGCGAAGAATACCATAACCGTTATGGCCGTTGATAATTTGCCATGCGAATTGCCTAAAGATGCTAGTGAAGGATTTGGGGAAACATTTTTAGAACACGTGATTCCTGCGTTTTTCAATAATGACGAAAGGGAAATTTTAAAACGTGCTAAGATCACCGAAAATGGTAAATTAACTAAGCGTTTTGGTTATTTGCAAGATTATATCGATGGAAACGAGTAA
- a CDS encoding hypervirulence associated TUDOR domain-containing protein — MIKEGTKVKWKWGNGTAEGKVMETYSKKVTKTIKGNEVTRHGEEGNKALYIKQEDGDYVLKLESEVERAD; from the coding sequence ATGATTAAAGAAGGAACGAAAGTGAAATGGAAATGGGGCAACGGCACCGCAGAAGGTAAAGTCATGGAGACCTATTCAAAAAAAGTGACCAAAACCATTAAGGGCAACGAGGTAACACGACACGGAGAAGAAGGTAACAAAGCACTATATATTAAGCAAGAAGATGGAGATTATGTCCTTAAACTTGAAAGTGAGGTAGAGCGAGCCGATTAG